Proteins encoded together in one Variovorax paradoxus EPS window:
- a CDS encoding LysR family transcriptional regulator, which yields MQLRALQETAVRYFLEVVKTGSVKEAALKLNVAPSAVSRQVARLERELDTLLFERHARGMEPNAAGELLAAHAKRAQQEIERVANDIASLRGLRSGHVRVASTEGFAFDFIPTLIAHFRRKHEGIRFHLEVCSLADISRRVRDGEADVGVTLSAVPEAGIEIELRHPSPVLALMAKGHPLAAQRQLSLRQVVAYPLGLPQEDSSIRRLLDASCTRQGLRYAQAMSSNHANALLSFAAAGGGIAFYGALSIRTLLQSKALVAIPLKDREMNERHLQIETMAGRSLPDASKAFVRYLVEAVQASG from the coding sequence ATGCAGCTTCGTGCCTTGCAAGAGACCGCCGTGCGCTACTTTCTCGAGGTCGTGAAAACCGGCTCGGTGAAGGAGGCCGCACTCAAGCTCAACGTGGCGCCCTCGGCCGTGAGCCGGCAGGTGGCGCGGCTGGAACGCGAGTTGGACACCCTGCTCTTCGAGCGCCATGCGCGCGGCATGGAGCCCAATGCCGCGGGCGAGTTGCTGGCGGCGCATGCCAAGCGGGCGCAGCAGGAGATCGAGCGGGTCGCGAACGACATTGCCAGCCTGCGCGGCCTGCGCAGCGGGCATGTGCGCGTGGCGAGCACCGAGGGCTTTGCCTTCGACTTCATTCCCACGCTGATCGCGCACTTCCGCCGCAAGCACGAGGGCATCCGGTTTCACCTGGAGGTCTGCTCGCTCGCGGATATTTCCAGGCGGGTGCGCGACGGCGAAGCCGATGTGGGCGTCACCCTGAGCGCGGTGCCGGAGGCCGGCATCGAGATCGAACTGCGGCACCCGAGTCCTGTGCTGGCCTTGATGGCCAAGGGCCATCCGCTGGCCGCGCAGCGGCAGCTGTCGCTGCGCCAGGTGGTGGCGTATCCGCTGGGGCTGCCGCAGGAAGACAGTTCGATTCGCCGCTTGCTCGACGCCAGCTGCACGCGGCAAGGCCTGCGCTATGCACAGGCCATGTCGAGCAACCATGCGAATGCGTTGCTGAGCTTTGCGGCGGCCGGCGGCGGCATCGCGTTCTATGGCGCGCTGTCGATACGCACCTTGCTGCAAAGCAAGGCGCTGGTCGCCATTCCCTTGAAAGACCGCGAGATGAACGAACGGCACCTGCAGATCGAGACCATGGCGGGCCGCTCGCTGCCCGATGCGTCGAAGGCCTTCGTGCGGTATCTGGTGGAAGCGGTCCAGGCCAGCGGGTGA
- a CDS encoding Bug family tripartite tricarboxylate transporter substrate binding protein — translation MKHLPFMTRMALLCGLGLGALPLAALATAAGFPAHPVTLVIPFPPGGATDVNGRVIAQRLGKELGQPVVIENRAGAGTVVGASYVSKAAPDGYTLLLSSGSTFTVNPAIRPNLPYDPVKSFEPIGIAGRVALILLANSEVPVQTVKQFVDYVKASPGKYSYGSFGTGTTAQFAGETMLHATGLKMTHVPYKGSAPAMTDLMGGQIPFSIDTVSAAIPQLKNGKIKAIALTTAKRSALLPDVPTFAESGYAGVDMDSWLLLAAPKGLPADVKAKLEKALAATIADPDTRAKLMGQGLEPAFSDATASSELINRELPLMRAVAARANITAD, via the coding sequence ATGAAGCATCTCCCGTTCATGACCCGCATGGCACTGCTGTGCGGCCTCGGCCTTGGCGCCCTGCCGCTGGCCGCACTGGCCACCGCCGCGGGCTTTCCCGCGCACCCGGTCACGCTGGTCATTCCCTTCCCGCCGGGTGGTGCGACAGACGTCAACGGGCGGGTGATCGCGCAGCGCCTCGGCAAGGAGCTCGGGCAGCCCGTCGTCATCGAGAACCGCGCGGGTGCCGGCACGGTGGTCGGGGCCAGCTACGTGTCGAAGGCCGCGCCCGACGGCTACACGCTGCTGCTCAGTTCGGGCTCCACATTCACCGTCAACCCGGCGATCCGCCCCAACCTGCCCTACGACCCGGTGAAGAGCTTCGAGCCGATCGGCATCGCGGGGCGCGTTGCGCTGATCCTGCTGGCGAACAGCGAGGTGCCGGTGCAGACGGTCAAGCAGTTCGTGGACTACGTGAAGGCGTCGCCGGGCAAGTATTCGTACGGCTCCTTCGGCACCGGCACCACCGCGCAGTTCGCCGGCGAAACCATGCTGCACGCGACGGGCCTGAAGATGACGCACGTGCCCTACAAGGGCAGCGCCCCCGCGATGACCGACCTGATGGGCGGCCAGATCCCGTTCAGCATCGACACGGTGAGTGCCGCGATCCCGCAACTCAAGAACGGCAAGATCAAGGCCATTGCGCTGACCACTGCAAAGCGCTCGGCACTGCTGCCCGATGTGCCCACGTTCGCCGAGAGCGGCTACGCCGGCGTCGACATGGATTCATGGCTGCTCCTGGCAGCCCCGAAGGGCCTGCCCGCCGATGTGAAGGCCAAGCTCGAGAAGGCGCTGGCCGCGACCATCGCCGACCCCGACACGCGCGCCAAGTTGATGGGCCAAGGGTTGGAGCCGGCCTTCAGCGACGCGACTGCGTCGAGCGAACTCATCAACCGGGAACTGCCCCTGATGCGCGCCGTTGCGGCGCGCGCGAACATCACCGCCGACTGA